A single region of the Pontimicrobium sp. SW4 genome encodes:
- the rfbD gene encoding dTDP-4-dehydrorhamnose reductase: MINVLVTGSNGQLGRCLQDIANTNEEIKWYFKNSSELDITNKKTTNDLFKKIKFDYLVNCAAYTAVDKAEKEKARAFLVNAEAIKYLAESCKNNNVTLIHVSTDFVFDGNTKTPYTEIDLPNPINVYGASKLKGESYICDALESYFIIRTSWLYSKYGNNFLKTMLRVSKERKELNVVNDQIGTPTYARDLAELIFHIIDKQCNGYGIYHYSNIGEISWYDFAKAIFDFVNNGIKVNAIKTENYPTLAKRPQFSVLDSAKTKEFFNLEMPHWLVGVRKCIKEMG, from the coding sequence ATGATTAATGTGTTGGTTACAGGCTCCAATGGTCAATTAGGCAGATGCTTGCAGGATATTGCGAATACTAACGAAGAAATCAAATGGTATTTTAAGAATTCTTCAGAGTTAGATATAACAAATAAAAAAACCACTAATGATTTATTCAAGAAAATCAAGTTTGATTATTTAGTGAATTGTGCCGCATATACAGCTGTTGATAAAGCTGAAAAAGAAAAAGCAAGAGCTTTTTTGGTTAATGCTGAGGCAATTAAATACTTGGCTGAATCTTGCAAAAATAATAATGTAACACTCATACACGTTTCTACCGACTTTGTGTTTGACGGGAACACAAAAACCCCTTATACAGAAATCGATTTACCAAACCCAATTAATGTTTATGGAGCTTCAAAATTAAAAGGAGAATCATATATTTGTGATGCATTAGAAAGTTATTTTATAATTAGAACCTCGTGGTTGTATTCTAAGTATGGCAATAATTTTCTAAAAACAATGTTAAGAGTTTCTAAAGAAAGGAAAGAATTAAATGTTGTCAATGATCAAATAGGAACTCCAACTTATGCCAGAGATTTAGCAGAGCTAATTTTTCACATTATTGACAAACAATGTAATGGTTATGGAATATATCATTACAGCAATATTGGTGAAATATCATGGTATGATTTTGCAAAAGCAATATTTGATTTTGTAAACAATGGCATAAAAGTGAATGCAATAAAAACAGAAAATTATCCAACTTTGGCAAAACGACCACAATTTAGTGTTTTAGATAGCGCTAAAACAAAAGAGTTCTTCAACCTTGAAATGCCGCATTGGTTAGTAGGTGTAAGAAAATGTATTAAAGAAATGGGTTAG
- a CDS encoding DUF1972 domain-containing protein encodes MKIAILGTRGIPNYHGGFEQFAEYFSCFLAKEGYRVYVYNSHTHPFQENSYNGVNIIHCNDPENRIGTIGQFIYDLNCIKDTRKRQFDVILQLGYTSNSIWHNFLPKTSVIITNMDGLEWKRSKYKKPVQKFLKYAEGLAVKSSDYLISDSIGIQNYLKKTYNRESTYIAYGANVFNEPDENKLEEYNVEPYSYNMLIARMEPENNIETILDGVSKATKKTPFLVVGKHDANEFGAYLKKKFKDVNHIRFIGGIYNLKHLNNLRYYSNLYFHGHSVGGTNPSLLEAMASHSLIIAHNNIFNKAILKGDAFYFNDSSEVKHYIDKTLKLDNSERIKQVVNKINTKFTWEKINHEYLNLLKKALKNPH; translated from the coding sequence TTGAAGATAGCAATATTAGGAACTAGAGGAATACCCAACTACCATGGTGGTTTTGAACAATTTGCAGAATATTTTTCTTGCTTTTTGGCGAAGGAAGGGTATAGGGTTTATGTATATAATTCTCATACACATCCTTTTCAAGAAAATAGTTATAATGGAGTAAATATTATCCATTGTAATGACCCTGAAAATAGAATAGGTACAATAGGTCAGTTTATCTATGATTTAAACTGTATTAAAGATACTAGAAAACGGCAGTTTGATGTAATACTTCAATTAGGTTATACCAGTAATTCAATTTGGCATAATTTTTTACCTAAAACCTCAGTAATAATTACAAACATGGATGGACTGGAATGGAAAAGATCAAAATATAAAAAACCTGTTCAAAAATTTTTAAAATATGCAGAAGGATTAGCTGTTAAGAGCAGTGATTATTTAATTTCAGATTCAATAGGAATCCAAAACTATTTAAAGAAAACTTATAATAGAGAATCGACATATATTGCTTATGGAGCCAATGTTTTTAACGAGCCAGACGAAAACAAATTAGAAGAGTATAATGTAGAACCCTATAGCTATAATATGTTAATTGCTAGAATGGAACCAGAAAATAATATAGAAACAATACTAGACGGCGTTTCTAAAGCAACTAAAAAGACACCTTTTTTAGTTGTAGGAAAGCATGATGCAAACGAATTTGGTGCATATCTAAAGAAGAAGTTTAAAGATGTTAATCATATAAGATTTATTGGAGGCATATACAATCTTAAACACTTAAATAATCTTAGGTATTATTCTAATTTATATTTTCATGGGCATTCTGTCGGTGGAACTAATCCTTCATTATTAGAGGCAATGGCTTCACACTCCCTTATTATAGCTCACAACAATATTTTTAACAAGGCAATACTTAAAGGTGATGCCTTTTATTTTAATGACTCGAGTGAAGTAAAACATTATATAGATAAAACGCTTAAGTTAGATAATTCTGAACGTATTAAACAAGTAGTGAATAAAATCAACACGAAGTTTACTTGGGAGAAAATTAATCATGAGTATTTAAATTTACTAAAAAAAGCACTGAAAAACCCCCATTAA
- a CDS encoding TDP-N-acetylfucosamine:lipid II N-acetylfucosaminyltransferase — translation MIVHLFDDEKFVDATIKKFEEIESGINRYIVFSNSQNLIYSKNIDKIEVHTNKWYKLDFNFIFQDCSLLVIHYLTPLKTFILKNMPKSIPVLWMVWGGDAYSYFKNFVEYEVETNKLTKKQLKTKVRNSLFYDLYYKLRYGVRTINKEKNALQNINYLSTVLPPEFNLIKSEFNLNVSYIKFNYDSFNNIFYNKNEHSLGKNILLGNSATQSNNHLDIFKKIESVESLLIVPLNYGDNKYSKIIIKEGFKKYRNNFNPLTEFLQLEEYQKIILSCNTMIMYHIRQQALGNILVALFLGIRVFLNKKSITYDYLKSIGLKVFSLEDDIKFLGKELNDGEKKINAKLVVDYWGEEKILEGTSNVIGLYHALKK, via the coding sequence ATGATTGTACATTTGTTTGATGATGAGAAGTTTGTTGACGCAACAATTAAAAAATTTGAAGAAATAGAAAGCGGAATAAATAGGTATATAGTTTTTTCAAATTCTCAAAACCTTATTTATTCTAAGAATATTGATAAAATCGAGGTTCATACAAATAAATGGTATAAATTAGATTTCAACTTTATTTTTCAAGACTGTAGCCTTTTGGTTATACATTATTTAACCCCTTTAAAAACATTTATACTTAAAAATATGCCGAAAAGCATTCCTGTACTGTGGATGGTTTGGGGAGGAGATGCGTATTCTTATTTTAAAAATTTTGTAGAATATGAAGTTGAAACGAATAAACTCACAAAAAAACAACTTAAAACAAAAGTAAGAAATTCGTTGTTTTATGACCTTTATTATAAATTAAGGTATGGAGTGAGAACTATAAATAAAGAAAAAAACGCGCTTCAAAATATAAATTATTTATCTACTGTTTTGCCTCCTGAGTTCAATCTAATTAAAAGCGAATTTAATTTAAACGTATCATATATAAAGTTTAATTACGATAGTTTTAATAATATTTTTTATAATAAAAATGAACACTCTTTAGGGAAAAACATTTTATTAGGAAATTCGGCAACACAATCTAATAACCATTTGGATATCTTTAAAAAAATAGAAAGCGTAGAATCTTTATTAATCGTTCCTCTTAATTACGGCGATAATAAGTATTCTAAGATAATTATTAAGGAAGGATTTAAAAAATATAGGAATAACTTCAATCCACTTACAGAATTTTTACAATTAGAAGAATATCAAAAAATCATCCTATCATGTAATACAATGATAATGTACCATATTAGACAACAGGCACTAGGAAATATTTTGGTGGCATTATTCTTAGGAATCAGAGTTTTTCTTAACAAGAAAAGTATCACTTACGATTACTTAAAAAGTATTGGATTAAAAGTTTTTAGCTTAGAAGATGATATTAAATTTTTAGGAAAAGAATTAAATGATGGCGAAAAGAAAATTAATGCTAAACTTGTTGTAGATTATTGGGGCGAAGAAAAAATCTTAGAAGGAACATCCAATGTTATTGGGCTATATCACGCGTTAAAAAAATAA
- a CDS encoding acetyltransferase, which yields MLIIGAKGFAKEVLEILHQNNIFDNIAFFDDVNQDTPNFLYGSFPVLKSIEEAKHFFLEYSNQFTIGIGNPNLRFKIYESFIKIGGNLVSTISPNSDIGHFGNSIDEGNNITSGVIITNDVTLGKGVLVNLNSTIGHDCNIGDFVEICPNVNISGNCNIGDFTFIGTSATILPNLNIGKNVIIGAGAVVTKDVPDNVLVMGIPAKIIKEIK from the coding sequence ATGTTAATAATTGGGGCAAAAGGTTTTGCAAAAGAAGTCTTAGAAATACTACACCAAAACAACATTTTTGATAATATCGCTTTTTTCGATGACGTTAATCAAGACACACCTAATTTTCTATATGGAAGTTTTCCTGTTTTAAAGTCCATAGAAGAGGCTAAGCATTTTTTCTTAGAGTATAGTAATCAGTTTACTATAGGGATTGGCAACCCAAATTTGAGGTTTAAAATTTATGAATCATTTATAAAAATTGGAGGAAACTTAGTGTCTACCATAAGCCCGAATTCTGACATAGGTCATTTTGGAAACAGTATTGATGAAGGAAATAATATAACATCAGGAGTAATTATTACTAATGATGTAACTCTTGGCAAAGGCGTTTTAGTTAATTTAAACTCCACTATTGGGCATGATTGTAATATTGGCGATTTTGTTGAGATATGCCCGAATGTAAATATTTCGGGGAATTGTAATATTGGCGATTTTACTTTTATAGGAACAAGCGCAACAATTTTACCTAATCTAAATATCGGAAAAAATGTAATAATCGGAGCAGGGGCTGTAGTTACCAAAGATGTCCCTGATAATGTTTTAGTAATGGGTATTCCAGCTAAAATAATTAAGGAAATAAAATAA
- a CDS encoding O-antigen ligase family protein, with protein MINSNINKFTINKILKYFYLSSVLSTAILIGYAIIKIIKASELSTIIFHGFTGLYDQHPVYFSMYLSLSLFISASFDRDARSKKIFTPKFIYLFNSILLVGLILCASKAVLAFNFIAFSVFYLLKIRKTKTRIKYIITFVVTGFLIFNIPFIKDRFVEGISFSKEIALFKPTNDYIKKKVFTYDEKEAISDLELRYICGSIGLYHLIKDNKVYFGYGQGDTKNYLNYYYFSYNLGPNWFENRNVHNQYLHFLIMYGIFVLTFFLAYLFYSFRKAINNKNRLHLFFLLLTSFVFIFEVVLVRNKGIIFFYFFNSLFLFNYDTIEDSNIRN; from the coding sequence ATGATTAATTCTAATATTAACAAATTTACAATTAATAAAATATTAAAATATTTTTACCTAAGCTCGGTTTTAAGTACTGCAATACTAATAGGATATGCCATAATTAAGATTATTAAAGCTTCTGAATTAAGCACAATAATCTTTCACGGCTTTACAGGTTTGTATGATCAACATCCAGTATATTTTTCTATGTACTTGTCCCTCTCTCTATTTATTTCAGCTTCATTTGATCGTGATGCTAGGAGTAAAAAAATATTTACGCCTAAGTTTATCTATCTTTTTAACTCGATTTTACTGGTAGGATTAATTTTATGTGCCTCAAAGGCAGTTTTAGCATTTAATTTTATTGCGTTTAGTGTTTTTTACCTTCTAAAAATTAGAAAAACGAAAACGAGGATTAAATATATTATAACTTTTGTTGTTACAGGTTTTTTAATTTTTAATATACCATTTATAAAAGACAGGTTTGTTGAAGGCATAAGCTTTAGTAAAGAAATAGCTTTGTTTAAACCTACTAATGATTATATCAAAAAGAAAGTATTTACTTATGATGAAAAAGAAGCTATTAGCGACTTAGAATTAAGGTATATTTGTGGGAGTATTGGTTTATACCACTTAATAAAGGACAATAAAGTTTATTTTGGATATGGACAAGGTGACACTAAAAATTATTTAAACTATTATTATTTTTCATATAACTTAGGGCCTAATTGGTTTGAAAATAGAAATGTTCATAACCAATATTTACATTTTTTGATAATGTACGGTATTTTTGTTTTAACTTTTTTCTTAGCGTATCTATTTTATAGTTTTAGAAAGGCAATTAATAATAAAAATAGACTTCATCTATTTTTCTTGTTATTAACTAGCTTTGTCTTTATATTCGAAGTTGTTTTAGTTAGGAATAAAGGAATAATTTTCTTCTATTTTTTTAACTCACTTTTTCTTTTTAATTACGATACCATTGAAGATAGCAATATTAGGAACTAG
- a CDS encoding MOP flippase family protein: MSLKKQVILGLKWTSFATICLAIVAILKISILARFLEKSDFGLMALVTFVMGFMNLFSDMGLSTAILHKQKITKKNYASLYWFNIILCIVLYGVLFLVTPLVSSLYNEPELNYLIPLLGLNLIISGIGIQFKTIETKNLAFKSISLIDILAALISLFVAVWLAVNDYGVLSLVYSALIQYLISNLLFLIIGIKKHGLLLHFRLSETLPFLKIGIYQVGGQVANYFNRDLDILLIGKFFSTEILGGYSLAKQLVFRPAQIINPILVKVASPTLAKFQNQNDLLKKNYLKLINIVSSLNISVYLVIVLFAPLIVQIVYGTDFYNIVNLVRILSFYMIFRAIGNPIGSLVIATGRTDLEFKWNVMSLLIMPIFIYIGSMFGVVQVSLSLTFAMILLFVPSWKFLVNKMTGATLKEYIIAIINIKFDFIYKTKNH, encoded by the coding sequence ATGTCATTAAAAAAACAAGTTATCTTAGGTTTAAAATGGACTTCTTTTGCTACAATTTGTTTAGCAATAGTAGCCATTCTCAAGATAAGTATTCTTGCGAGGTTTCTTGAAAAATCAGATTTTGGTTTAATGGCTTTAGTAACTTTTGTGATGGGATTTATGAACCTGTTTAGTGACATGGGATTATCCACAGCTATTTTGCATAAACAAAAAATAACAAAAAAAAATTACGCAAGCTTATATTGGTTCAACATAATACTTTGTATTGTATTATACGGAGTGTTATTTCTAGTAACCCCTCTGGTTTCAAGCTTATATAATGAGCCAGAATTGAATTATTTAATTCCTCTTTTGGGCTTAAATTTAATTATATCAGGAATAGGAATTCAATTCAAAACTATTGAAACAAAAAACCTTGCATTTAAAAGCATAAGTCTTATAGATATTTTAGCTGCACTAATTTCACTTTTTGTAGCAGTTTGGTTAGCTGTTAATGATTATGGTGTATTGTCTTTAGTTTATTCAGCCCTGATACAATATTTAATTTCAAATCTTCTTTTTTTAATTATAGGTATAAAAAAGCACGGTTTATTACTTCATTTCAGATTATCTGAAACACTTCCATTTTTAAAAATAGGCATTTACCAAGTAGGTGGGCAAGTAGCAAATTATTTTAATAGAGATTTAGATATACTTTTAATTGGAAAGTTCTTTTCTACTGAAATATTAGGAGGTTATAGCTTAGCAAAACAACTTGTATTTAGACCAGCTCAAATTATTAACCCTATTTTAGTTAAAGTTGCATCACCAACATTGGCTAAATTTCAAAATCAAAATGATTTATTGAAGAAGAATTATTTAAAATTAATAAACATTGTATCTTCTTTAAATATATCTGTTTATTTGGTCATCGTTTTGTTTGCGCCATTAATTGTTCAAATAGTTTATGGTACTGATTTTTATAACATTGTAAACTTAGTAAGAATACTAAGTTTTTATATGATTTTTAGGGCAATAGGAAACCCCATAGGAAGCTTAGTAATTGCCACAGGTAGGACAGATTTAGAGTTTAAATGGAATGTTATGAGTCTATTAATTATGCCAATATTTATATATATAGGATCAATGTTTGGTGTTGTTCAAGTATCACTCTCACTAACCTTTGCTATGATTTTGTTGTTTGTGCCAAGTTGGAAATTTTTAGTTAATAAGATGACAGGTGCAACATTAAAAGAATATATTATAGCGATTATTAACATTAAGTTTGATTTTATTTATAAAACCAAAAATCACTAA
- the rfbC gene encoding dTDP-4-dehydrorhamnose 3,5-epimerase, whose protein sequence is MIAKETKLKGCYILEPKVFEDKRGYFLESYNKNVFNEALDLEVEFVQDNESFSSKGVLRGLHYQVGKFAQAKLVRVIKGCVLDIAVDLTENSNTFGQHVAIELSEENKKQLFVPRGFAHGFVVLSETAIFSYKCDNFYNKESERGIIFSDHILNIDWKLPKNQLIISEKDINLPKFEDIRL, encoded by the coding sequence ATGATTGCCAAAGAAACAAAACTTAAAGGATGCTATATATTAGAGCCGAAGGTTTTTGAGGATAAAAGAGGATATTTTTTAGAAAGCTATAATAAAAATGTTTTTAATGAGGCTCTTGATTTAGAAGTAGAGTTTGTTCAAGATAATGAATCCTTTTCATCCAAGGGAGTATTAAGAGGACTTCACTATCAAGTTGGAAAGTTTGCACAAGCAAAACTAGTAAGGGTTATTAAAGGGTGTGTTTTAGATATTGCTGTTGATTTAACAGAAAATTCAAATACGTTTGGTCAACATGTGGCCATAGAATTATCCGAAGAGAATAAAAAACAATTGTTTGTCCCTAGAGGTTTTGCTCATGGATTTGTTGTATTGAGTGAAACAGCTATTTTCTCGTACAAATGCGACAATTTTTACAATAAAGAATCTGAACGTGGAATAATATTTTCTGATCATATTTTGAATATTGATTGGAAACTTCCCAAGAACCAACTCATTATATCTGAAAAGGATATAAATTTGCCAAAATTTGAAGACATTAGATTATGA
- the rfbA gene encoding glucose-1-phosphate thymidylyltransferase RfbA, which translates to MKGIILAGGSGTRLHPLTLSVSKQLMPIYDKPMIYYPLSTLMYSGIKEVLIISTPKDLPLFEDLLGDGKKYGCKFEYAVQEAPNGLAEAFIIGSEFIGNEKVALILGDNIFYGTGLAKLLQSNNNPNGGVIYAYRVHDPERYGVVEFNAEGRAISIEEKPLEPKSNYAVPGIYFYDNSVVNIAKNIEPSHRGELEITDVNKEYLNQGKLNVSILDRGTAWLDTGTFQSLMQASQFVEVIEERQGLKIGSIEAAAFEMGYISEEQFIELAKPLLKSGYGKNLLGLLKNKK; encoded by the coding sequence ATGAAAGGAATTATTCTAGCTGGAGGTTCGGGAACAAGACTTCATCCACTAACTTTATCAGTAAGCAAACAATTAATGCCAATTTATGATAAACCAATGATATATTATCCGCTTTCAACGTTGATGTATTCAGGAATTAAGGAGGTGTTAATTATTTCTACACCTAAAGATTTGCCATTATTTGAAGATCTTTTAGGTGATGGCAAAAAATATGGCTGTAAATTTGAATACGCAGTACAAGAAGCTCCTAATGGTTTGGCCGAAGCGTTTATTATTGGGTCAGAATTTATTGGTAACGAAAAAGTTGCTTTGATACTGGGAGACAATATTTTTTATGGAACTGGTTTAGCAAAATTATTGCAAAGTAACAATAATCCTAACGGAGGTGTTATTTATGCTTACAGAGTTCATGATCCGGAACGTTATGGGGTTGTGGAGTTTAATGCCGAAGGGCGAGCGATTTCAATTGAGGAGAAACCATTAGAGCCAAAGTCAAATTATGCCGTTCCTGGCATATATTTTTATGACAACTCCGTTGTGAACATAGCGAAAAACATTGAACCAAGTCATAGAGGAGAATTAGAAATTACCGATGTTAATAAAGAGTATTTAAATCAAGGTAAATTAAATGTAAGCATATTAGATAGAGGGACTGCTTGGTTAGATACAGGAACGTTTCAGTCATTAATGCAAGCCTCACAATTTGTTGAAGTTATTGAAGAGAGACAAGGGTTAAAAATAGGGTCAATAGAAGCCGCGGCTTTTGAAATGGGCTATATAAGCGAAGAACAATTTATTGAGTTAGCAAAACCATTACTAAAGAGTGGTTATGGTAAAAATTTATTGGGCTTATTAAAGAACAAGAAATGA
- the rfbB gene encoding dTDP-glucose 4,6-dehydratase, with product MTILITGGAGFIGSHVVRLFVNKYPNYHIYNLDALTYAGNLENLKDVENAPNYTFIKADITDAHRIELLFSKYKFDSVIHLAAESHVDRSITDPLAFVNTNVLGTINLLNAFKSLWSDDFTDKLFYHVSTDEVYGSLGKAGLFTETTSYDPNSPYSASKASSDHFVRAYGETYGLPYVITNCSNNYGPNQFPEKLIPLFINNILNNKPLPVYGDGNYTRDWLYVIDHAIAIDLVFHNGKNKETYNIGGFNEWKNIDLVKLLCEQMDKKLQRIPRTSEKLITYVKDRPGHDLRYAIDASKINKELGWEPSVIFEEGLRLTIDWYLNNKRWLNSVTSGDYQSYYQKQYINS from the coding sequence ATGACTATTTTAATTACAGGAGGTGCGGGATTTATTGGGTCCCATGTTGTTAGGTTATTTGTAAATAAATACCCCAATTACCATATCTATAATTTAGATGCTTTAACATATGCGGGAAATTTAGAAAATTTGAAGGATGTTGAAAACGCACCAAATTATACATTTATTAAAGCAGATATTACAGACGCACATAGAATAGAGTTACTTTTTTCTAAGTACAAGTTTGATAGTGTGATTCATCTTGCAGCAGAATCCCATGTTGATAGATCTATAACAGATCCATTAGCTTTTGTAAACACCAATGTATTAGGAACAATAAACTTGCTTAATGCGTTTAAGTCTTTATGGAGCGATGATTTTACGGATAAGTTGTTTTATCACGTTAGCACCGATGAGGTTTATGGCTCATTAGGAAAAGCAGGGTTGTTTACGGAAACAACATCCTATGACCCTAACTCACCCTATTCAGCCTCTAAGGCAAGCTCAGATCATTTTGTAAGGGCTTATGGAGAAACTTATGGATTGCCTTATGTTATTACTAATTGCTCAAACAATTATGGTCCCAATCAATTTCCCGAAAAATTAATCCCACTTTTTATAAATAATATACTAAACAACAAACCACTACCTGTTTATGGTGATGGAAATTACACAAGAGATTGGTTGTATGTCATAGATCACGCCATAGCTATTGATTTAGTTTTCCATAATGGAAAGAATAAAGAAACATATAATATTGGAGGTTTTAATGAGTGGAAGAACATTGATTTGGTAAAGCTGCTTTGTGAACAAATGGACAAAAAACTACAAAGAATTCCAAGAACATCAGAAAAATTAATCACTTACGTTAAAGATCGTCCTGGACATGATTTGCGTTATGCAATAGATGCATCAAAGATTAACAAAGAACTTGGTTGGGAGCCTTCAGTTATCTTTGAAGAAGGTTTAAGGCTAACAATTGATTGGTATTTAAATAACAAAAGATGGTTAAATAGTGTTACCTCAGGAGATTATCAATCGTATTATCAAAAACAATATATCAACAGTTAA
- a CDS encoding DegT/DnrJ/EryC1/StrS family aminotransferase codes for MINVTKTFLPSIEEYTNQVQRAFDAEWITNRGALVKELENNISNYLEVDNITITNNGTTPLQIALRLFADQGEVITTPFSYVATTAAILWDRSTPVFVDIDEQHLTIDETKIEASITKRTKAILVTHVFGNPCNIDEIQRIAKKHNIKVIYDAAHCFGVKYKGQSVFKYGDVSTCSFHATKLFHTGEGGAMFTQDKELMHKLFYSHNFGHDGPENFHGLGINAKISELQAAMGLAVLPHMDAILKSRKKVCEYYDEHLSFLKIQRLKIRKETNWNYSYYPAIFENEEELKKVQNALNEKQIFPRRYFYPSLNKIKYVKGSRMPISESIASRILCLPLFFDISKADLKIICNTINTALC; via the coding sequence ATGATCAATGTAACTAAAACATTCCTGCCTTCAATTGAAGAGTATACCAATCAAGTACAAAGGGCTTTTGATGCTGAGTGGATAACCAATAGAGGCGCCCTTGTGAAGGAGTTAGAAAATAATATTTCTAATTATTTGGAGGTTGATAATATAACCATAACCAATAACGGCACAACTCCATTGCAAATTGCCCTTCGCTTATTTGCAGATCAAGGAGAGGTTATTACTACCCCATTTAGTTATGTGGCAACAACAGCAGCTATCTTGTGGGATAGAAGCACCCCGGTTTTTGTAGATATTGACGAACAGCATTTGACAATTGATGAAACGAAAATTGAAGCTTCAATAACAAAGAGAACAAAAGCAATATTAGTAACGCATGTTTTTGGAAACCCGTGTAATATTGATGAGATTCAAAGAATAGCAAAAAAACATAATATTAAAGTAATATATGATGCAGCACATTGTTTTGGTGTTAAATATAAGGGACAGTCTGTTTTCAAATATGGAGATGTAAGCACATGTAGTTTTCACGCAACAAAACTATTTCATACAGGTGAGGGAGGAGCTATGTTTACTCAAGATAAAGAATTAATGCATAAATTATTTTATAGTCATAATTTTGGGCATGACGGTCCAGAAAATTTTCATGGACTAGGAATAAATGCGAAAATATCTGAGTTGCAAGCTGCAATGGGGTTAGCAGTTTTACCACATATGGATGCTATTCTAAAATCCAGAAAGAAAGTATGTGAATACTATGATGAACACCTCTCGTTTTTAAAGATACAACGACTAAAAATTAGAAAAGAAACTAATTGGAACTATAGCTACTATCCAGCTATTTTTGAAAATGAAGAGGAGTTAAAAAAAGTTCAAAATGCACTTAATGAAAAGCAAATTTTTCCTAGAAGATATTTTTATCCCTCTTTAAATAAAATAAAATATGTAAAAGGTTCTAGAATGCCAATATCGGAAAGTATTGCTTCAAGAATTTTGTGCTTACCTTTGTTTTTTGATATAAGTAAGGCTGATTTAAAGATTATATGTAACACAATTAATACTGCATTATGTTAA